TGTTTACAGGAAGGTGCTTTAAGGAAAGAAAATAAATTTTACTTAAAACCACCCTATTTTTTAACGCTTTATCACACGTGCTTTTTTGCGCTTATTACTGAGTTGTGTTTATTGAAAGAATAAAAAAATCCGATGACTACACGCCATCGGATTTTAATGTAAAACAACGTTTTAATATTGCTATGAAGCTTTTTCAGATTGTGCCTTTTTACGCGCGGCTTTTTCAGCTTTACGTTTGATGATAGCTTCTTGTGCTTCCTTACCTATGTGGCCTTCTCCTCGTGCTTTTGCCAGCTCAATTTGTTTTTGACGCTCTGCAAAACGCTCACGTTGCTCGTCACTTACTGTATCGATACAATGATGACATGATAAGCCTTCTTGATAAGCTTCAAGTTGCTTTTCTTCTTCGGTAATAGGCATACGACACGCATGACACTGATCGTATGAGCCTTTATTTAAGTCGTGGTCTACCGCAACGCGATTATCAAATACAAAACACTCGCCTTTCCACATAGTGTCTTCTTTTGGAACTTCTTCTAAGTACTTAAGAATACCGCCTTCAAGGTGATAAACTTCTTCAAAGCCCTGCTCTTTCATATAAGCTGTTGATTTTTCACAGCGAATGCCACCGGTACAGAACATTGCTACTTTTTTATTTTTGCTTGGGTCGAGGTTTTTCTTAGCCCATTGGGGAAACTCGCGGAATGTTTTGGTTTTTGGATCAACGGCATTTTCAAAAGTACCAATTTCGATTTCGTAATCATTACGTGTATCAACTAGCACAACATCAGGGTCTGAAATAAGTGCATTCCAGTCTTTTGGTTTTACGTAAGTACCAACAACTTCTTTAGGGTCAATGCCTTGTACACCCATAGTAACGATTTCTTTCTTAAGTTTTACCTTGGTGCGGTAAAACGGACATTCGTCATCAAACGATTCTTTCGATACAATATTATCAAGTCCTGGTTGCTTATCTAACCACGCTAATAATGCATCGATACCCTCACGCTTTGCGGCAACCGTTCCGTTAATACCCTCTTCAGCTAACAATAATGTACCGCGCACATTATGTTGTTCCATAGTATTAAGTAAAGGTTGACGAATTTCTTTATAGTTAGGTAAAGAAACAAATTTATAAAGGGCACACACGACGTATTGTTGAGACATAATTTTCCTAATGTTTAGCTTTAAATACTAACCGGAGCGTAATTCCGGCGCCAAAATGGGTCGCTATTGTATCAGAAACTTTGTACTGTTCAATTCTACTGTCTATATTTTGCACACAAAACCATCGCTAATTAGCTATGTTTTTGTCTTTCATGTAAAATGCTCGCTTTATTTTATGCCACAAACACATTGAGTGGAGAGACACATTTGTCCTTTGAAGATTTAGGCGTTGATAAGCGAATTGCAAGTCAACTTTCACACATTGGTATTACTACGCCGACGGATATCCAGCAACAAGCAGTTCCTGTTGCCATTGCTGGACATGATTTACTTGCCCAATCAAAAACAGGTTCGGGCAAAACATTTGCATTTCTATTACCTGCAATTACACGCTTAAGTAAGCAAAAAGCGTTAAGTAAACGTGATCCGCGTGCGTTAATCATTACGCCGACACGTGAATTGGCGAATCAAGTGTATAAACAGTTAACCTTGATTATTGCAGGCACAGGATTAAAAGCGACAAAAATTGTTGGCGGTGATAATTATAACGACCAAGTTAAAGCGCTTTCTAAAGACCCACAATTTGTTGTTGCAACACCAGGTCGACTAGTTGACCACCTTGATGACCGTAATTTCTACTTAGAAGGTCTTGAATTATTGATTCTTGACGAAGCGGACCGTGTATTAGAGCTTGGTTTTAAAGAACAAATCGAAAAAATAAACACTGCGGCAAATCACCGTTTACGCCAAACTTTATTTTTCTCGGCTACATTAGAGCATGCCGAAGTAGATGCGCTTTCACGTAATTTACTTAAGAACCCAAAACGCGTAACCATTGATGCCAGTACACAAGAACACAACGACATTACGCAAAAGTTTTTCTTAGCGGATCACTTAGATCATAAGATTGCGCTATTAATCGCCACAACAAAAAGCGCTGAATCCGGCCAACAAATCGTGTTCACCGCAACCCGTGATGACACGATAAAGTTATCCGAAATCTTAGAGCAAGAAGGCTATAAAACGCTCGCGTTATCGGGCGATATGAATCAAAGCAAACGTAATTCTATTATGGATGCGTTTTCTCGTGGCCAAGCACAAATCTTAGTGACGACGGACGTTGCATCTCGTGGTCTAGATTTACTCAATGTATCACAAGTTATTAATTTCGATTTACCCAAGCAAGCTGAAGAATATGTGCATCGTATCGGTCGCACCGGACGCGCTGGCTTTAAAGGCAACGCATTGTCTTTAGTAAGTGCAAAAGATTGGCAGAGTTTTAAAGCAATTGAAAGTTACTTATCTAAGCGTATTGGCTTTTCAGAAATTGATGGCTTAGTAGGTAAATTTAAAGGGTTTAAAGAAAAAACACATCAACCAAAACAGAATGTTAAAGCAAAATCCGTCAATCAAAAAACAAGCAAACATAAAAAACCATTCAAAAAGCCAAATAAAGCCAAAATTGCGAAGGCTATTCCGGCACCGTTTGATGTTGATGGTGTTGCACCGTTAAAGCGTCGCCCAAAAAAGGATGAAGAATAATGACAATTCAACGTGGTAAAATGAATAGTTTAGTTGTTAACGAAATTGCGTATGAAGGTGCGTATTTAACAGATGACAGCGGTAATGGTGAAGTTTTTCTTAAAAAAGAAGAGATGCCCAATGGCTTAGCAGTAAAACAAGTGATTGAGGTATTTGTATTTGAGGAGCAAGGAAACTTAACCGCAACAACCAAAACCCCAATTGCACAATTAGGTGACTTTGCCCTACTCCAAGTCACATCAATTAATGCCATTGGTGCGTTCGTTGATATGGGCATTGGTAAAGAGTTATTGGTGCCTTACAACGAGCAACGCCCAAAATTTGAGTTATCACGTTCATACTTAGTACATCTTTATTTGGACAAAGCATCACAGCGTTTATGTGGTTCATCAAACCTAAACAAATTTGTTAAACAAGAAGCAACAGGCTTTAAAAAGTCTCAAGAAGTATCCATTATTGTTGCTGGTCGCACAGATCTAGGTTTTAAAGTGATTGTAAATAATGAATACTGGGGCATGGTGTTTACTGACCAAGTTTTTAAACCTCTGTTTATTGGTCAAAAGCTGCAAGCCTATGTTGCTAAATTACGTGAAGATGGCAAATTAGATATTCGTTTAAGTAAGCCTGGTATTGCAGGTTCAAATGAACTATCTGATGTAATTTACGATAAGTTAACACAGGAAAACGGTGTTATTCATTTAGGTGATAAGTCAGATCCAATCGCCATCAAAAAAGCATTTGGTTGCAGTAAAGCAAACTTTAAGCGTGCTATTGGGCATTTGTTTAAGGAAGGTAAGATTGATCTTGCCGCGACTAAGATTACGTTAGTTAAATAAAAAAGGCACATTGCGTGCCTTTTTCTATAAATGGTTTGTTGAATCTACGAGATCAGCAAATTGATTACTGTAAACACATTTCTGATAACGTTTGCCGTAATCTAATGCCTCATTACCGTCTTCAAACTCGATAGGCGCTAAACGGAAAATTTGCAGTTCGCATTCGTCTTTATATGTTTCAATTAAATTCAAGCACTCTTCCATTTTTGCTAAATTAGTTTCGTTTTTACCAATCGCTTGGCAACGAGCCTCAACTTGCGTATTTAATGAAAGCTTTAATTCAAATTGATTAATGGGCTGGTGATTAATGGTATCTAATATATCTATAAACGCATTTTGGCGTGTTTCGTTATCGTAATGTTGATAACCTAGATAGGCTGCAACAATAGCAGCAATTGCAAAAATAAAACGCATGAAGTACTACTCTTCTTATTCTTTTTAGCTTCAAACGGGAATGCACTAATGCCTTAATTTACATTAGTGCAACTACTTTAATGAGGTTAACTTAAAGTGTTATTTATTTCAATTAAAGTCGCTTGTGGATCAGGAGATTGGGTAATTGGGCGACCAATAACAAGGTAATCACTACCGGCATCAATTGCTTCTCGTGGTGTCATAACGCGTTTTTGATCGCCTTTATCAGAACCAGCAGGTCGAATACCTGGGGTGACTAACTTGAATTCACGACCCAAAGTTGACTTTAATACTGACGCTTCTTGAGCAGAACATACCACGCCATCAAGGCCTGCATCTTTTGCCAATTTCGCTAAAAACTGCACTTGTTCATTAGGCGTTTTATCAACACCTAAACGTTTTAGTTCAGCTTCGTCCATTGATGTTAGAATTGTTACTGCGATCAGCAATGGTGCGTCATCGCCATACTTTTCAAGCGCTTGTTTGGCTTTGCGCATCATTTCTGGGCCGCCACTGGCATGTACATTGACCATCCAAACGCCTAATTCCGCCGCTGCGGCAACTGCTTTTGCAACTGTATTTGGAATATCGTGAAATTTTAAATCTAGAAATACATCAAAGCCTAAATCAATTAACTTCTTCACAAATTGAGGGCCAAAATACGTAAACATTTCTTTGCCCACTTTTAAGCGGCAATCTTGTGGTGAAACGCGTTTTACAAAATCTAACGCGGCGCTTTCATCTGCGTAATCTAATGCAATTAATACTTTGGCATCGTGGTTCATTAATAAATCCTAACTCAAAAAAAGGAATAACATTTTATGTGTTTTGTTTAAAACCCGTCTACGCCACTCAATGGCACCAATGACTCAACATGTTTACAAGAAGGACAAAACCAATACATTTTTTTACTTGTAAAGCCACAGTGGTTACATTGATACAATGATTTTGTGGCGATGTAGTCTTGGACTAAATTATTTATTTCCGTTAACACTGTTTTAATGTCTTGGCTTTGTTCAGACATTAACATTAATAAGTAACTAAAGCCCCTAATATTGGGCTGCTTACGCAAAACTTGTGTAATATAGTTTCTCGCTTCATTAACCTTACCTTGGGCCATAAGACTTTTACAATAATGTATTTTTATAAGCACACTATCGCTTTTTAAATGCTTAGAAAGATGAGAGAAATAGTTATCTTGTAAGTTAAGCTTTTCGTAGCTTACTTCTAATCTATCTAAAAAAATTGGCGCGAATGCGACATTTTTATCGAGTAAACTACCCCAGTATTTAATCGCTTGAAGAAAATCACCATCGTTAAATGCTTTTGCGCCAAGCATGTACTTTGGTCTAACGAGATCTTGTGTCAGTTCTGTTACGACATCAAGAGGTTTTAAATCTTTGTCTTGAATCGCCTTTTCGCAATAAAAATTAGCGATTGTTTTCTTTAATTGGCTGGTGTTAAAGTCGGACTCGTGAGATTGAAATAGCGCAATGCCTTTATCCCAATCATGACTTTGTAAATACAATAGCATTAACTGACAAAGCGCGTTGTTATCATTTAATGAATGCAGATAAACAAGATTTTCTTCAGCGCGGTCAAGCAATCCTGCCATCATATAATCTTGCGCAAGTTCATAAAGAACATGTTTTTTTTGCTCTAATGAAAGTCCGTCATGTTTTAACAGTAATTCGTGTACTTTAATTGCGCGGTCTAACTCACCACGTCGACGGAATAAGGTTGCCAGAGTTAAATAATGTTCAACAGAATTTGCTGAAATTTCTAGTAAACCAATTAGGTGTTCTAAGCCTTGGTCTTCTTCACGGTCAAGTAAGAACTTTAAACCTTTACTATACTCATTAATAATTTCTTGGTTTTGTTGTTGGGCTTCATTATTTGCATTGTTTTTACCCATGATATAACCGTAAGCTGCCGCTACTGGTAACAACAAAAACAGCAATTCGATCATTAACTATCCATGACTTTGAGAAGTAAGCTTCTGATTTTGTCTTCTTAAACGACGGTTTTGCAGTTTAGCTTTTGACAATAGAATTGTACTGAGTGCTACACCTAAAAATAGGCCTAAAGCACAACAAATACTTATTATGAAAGCGAGAGGGATTTCTGCACTTGCTATTATAAAGTTAATTTTTACCAGATGAGGGTTTTGCGACCCCAATACAAATAAAACAAATAGCAAGCACAGGAGAAAAGTTACTTTGAGAATTTTGGTCAAAACAGCCTCAAATTATGCAATACTTGCATTCACGCGGTCGCGCAGTTCTTTTCCTGGCTTAAAGTGAGGTACGTATTTGCCCTGCAATTCTACTTTATCACCCGTTTTTGGGTTACGACCAACACGTGGTGCACGATAATGTAGAGAGAAACTGCCAAAACCACGGATTTCAATTCTATCTGAACTTGATAAAGAATCAGCCATAAGTTCTAACACTTCTTTTACTGCATTTTCTACATCTTTCGCTGGAATATTTGCGTGCTGTTCAGCAAGTTTTTCAATCAGTTCTGATTTTGTCATGTAAGTACCCTTTATAATTGTAATAGGAAGAGCAGCTATTAAGCTGCTCTTCCAAGTCGACTAATTAGTCTTTTTGAGCATTTTTGAAAGCTGCTGCCATAGCGTTTTCGAACTGTGGCTCTTCTTTCTTAAGCTTATCTAGCGCTTCTTTCTCTTCAGCTTCTGAAATTGCTTTGATTGAAAGGCTGATTGCGCGGTTCTTGCGATCAACACCAACAAACTTAGCTTCTACTTCGTCACCTACAGAAAGAACTGTTGAAGCGTCTTCAGTACGCTCAACTGCTACGTCAGCTACACGGATGTAACCTTCAACACCTTCGATAAGTTCAACTGTAGCGCCTTTAGCGTCAACTTCAGTTACTTTACCTTTAACAATAGCACCTTTTTTGTTTGCGTCCAGGTAGTTATTGAAAGGATCAGCTTCGATTTGCTTAACGCCTAGAGAGATACGCTCACGCTCTGGGTCAACTTGTAAAACGATAGCTGTGATTTCGTCGCCTTTCTTGAATTCACGTACAGCTTCTTCGCCAGGCGTGTTCCAAGAAATGTCTGAAAGGTGAACTAGACCGTCAATGCCGCCTTCTAGGCCGATGAAGATACCGAAGTCAGTGATTGACTTGATCTTACCAGTAACTTGGTCGCCTTTGTTTTGTAGACGAGCAAATTCTTGCCATGGGTTAGCTTTACATTGCTTAAGACCTAGAGAAATACGACGACGCTCTTCGTCGATTTCAAGAACCATAACTTCTACAGTGTCACCTAAGTTAACAACTTTTGAAGGGTGGATGTTCTTGTTAGTCCAATCCATTTCAGAAACGTGTACTAGACCTTCTACGCCTTCTTCGATTTCAACGAAACAACCGTAGTCAGTAAGGTTAGTTACACGACCAGAAAGCTTAGAACCTTCTGGGTAACGACCAGCGATAGCTGCCCATGGATCTTCGCCAAGCTGCTTAAGACCTAGAGAAACACGTGTTTTATCTTTGTCGAACTTAAGTACTTTAACTAAGATTTCGTCACCAACGTTAACGATTTCGCTTGGGTGCTTAACGCGTTTCCAAGCCATATCAGTGATGTGTAGAAGACCGTCAACACCACCTAAATCAACGAATGCACCGTAGTCAGTAAGGTTCTTGATGATACCTTTAACTTCTTGACCTTCAACAAGGTTTTGTAGAAGTTCTTCACGCTCTTGTGAGTTTTCTGACTCGATAACAGCACGACGAGAAACAACAACGTTGTTACGCTTCTGGTCAAGCTTGATAACTTTGAATTCTAACTCTTTACCTTCAAGGTGAGCTGTGTCGCGTACTGGGCGCACGTCAACTAGTGAACCTGGTAAGAATGCACGGATAGTGTCAACTTCAACAGTGAAACCACCTTTAACCTTACCATTGATGATACCAGTAACAGTTTCTTGCTCTTCACATGCTTTTTCAAGACGGATCCAAGCTTCGTGACGCTTAGCTTTCTCACGAGAAAGGATAGTTTCACCGAAACCATCTTCGATTGCATCTAGTGCAACATCTACTTCATCACCAACTGCTACTTCCAATTCACCAGCAGTGTTTTTGAATTGCTCAGCAGGGATTGCGCTTTCAGACTTAAGACCCGCGTCTACTAGTACGATGTTGTTTTCGATTGAAATAACAGTACCTTTAACGATTGAACCTTGTTCTGCTTCAAAACCCTTTAGGCTTTCTTCAAATAACTGTGCAAAATTTTCTGACATTATAAGTCTCTAAATAAAATATCCATTTGGCTATCCTGCCGCGTGGGGTTGTTGTAAAAATTAACTCTTCCTATGAGTTAACCAATTAAATTCTTTTCGATACACAAAGACACTACTTGCTCAAATGCTTGATTTGCATCGAGTTCGGTAGTGTCTATAACAATTGCATCTTCAGCAGGCACAAGCGGAGCAACTGGGCGATTCATATCGCGGTCGTCACGTGCTTTGATATCTGCAACTAGGCTGTCTATTTTAACATCAACACCACGTTGCTTCAACTCAAGAAAACGGCGATTTGCGCGCTCTTCTGCTGATGCTGTTAAATATACTTTTAGCACTGCATCAGGGAACACTACAGTGCCCATGTCGCGACCATCCGCAATTAAGCCTGATTCGCTTCTAAATGCACGCTGGCGGCGTAATAACGCTTCGCGAACACTCGGCAATGCGGCAATTTTAGATGCCATGCCACCAACCTCTTCAGTACGAATCGATTTGGTAACATCTTCACCTTCTAAAATAATTTTACCATTGCCGGTTTCATTATCTACCACAAATTGCACATCTAAATTAGCCGCTAACGGCAATAAAGCTTCTTCGTCTGTTGGCGCTATCATATGGTGGCTCGCTGCTAGCGCTAAAACACGATAAATCGCGCCACTATCTAATACGTCCCATCCAAGCTTATTTGCTAATAAACGGCAAACGGTTCCTTTACCTGAACCACTTGGTCCATCGACTGTAATTACTGGTTGACTACCCAACATTACAACCTCCCAAAATGTACAAAACTAAAATCGCCGCGCAGTATACGCGATAATTAAAAAATTATCGCTACTTTACGGCGAAAAATCTGTGATTTCTATTTTAGACGATTATTCCGACACACTTGCAAGTGTTTCAAAATAGGTAGGAAATGTTTTATAGGTACATTTAGGATCATTGATAATTACATCATGACCACCTACCGCCACCATTGAAAAGCACATGGCAATTCGGTGATCATCATAAGTGTCTATTTCAGCAAGTTGAATGTTATCAGTTGGGGTTACTTCAATAAAGTCATGCCCTTCTACCACCTCTGCACCGAGCTTTTTAAGCTCCGTTGCCATAGCATAAAGACGATCCGTCTCTTTTACTCGCCAGTTATAAATGTTGCGTATCGCTGTTTTACCTTTTGCAAAAAGCGCAACGGTTGCAAGTGTCATCGCTGCATCTGGGATTGCATTGGCGTCGATATCTACGCCCTTAAGCTCCCCCTTAGACACAACAAGATAATCGTCATGCCATTCGATTTTTGCACCCACCTGCTCCATCACTTTTGCAAAACCAATATCGCCTTGCACACTTGCTGCGCCAACACCATTAATACGAATTGTGCCGCCGTTAATCGCTGCGGCCGCAACAAAGTAAGACGCACTTGATGCGTCACCTTCAACCATAATGCGACCAGGCGATTGATACTGCTGGTTACCGGTCACTACAAATGATTGATAATCGTTATTTTCAACACGAACGCCAAATTTGGCCATTACGCCTAACGTAATATCAATATAAGGTTTTGAAACAAGCTCACCTTTTATCGTGATTTCTGTGTTGTTTTTAAAAAGCGGCGCCGCCATTAACAGCGCGGTTAAAAATTGGCTCGAAATACTACCGTCAATTTCTACTTTACCACCGGCCAGTTGATTACCCACGATTTTAAGTGGCGGATAATCTTTATTTTTTAAGTAGCTAATATCTGCATCTAATGCGTGAAGTGCATCAACAAGGTGACCAATTGGCCTTTCTTCCATGCGAGGTTCGCCGATTAGCTCATATTCCCCATTGGAAGTCGCTAAAACCGCGGTAAGTGGACGAAATGCGGTACCTGCATTACCTAAAAATAGTGGTTCAGTAGGTGTTTCAAAATTGCCGCCTTTACCATGAACTTGGGCAATTGTTTTATCTTCATTTAGCGATACCTCAACGCCCATAGCATTGAGCGCTTTAAGCATATGACGAATATCGTCGCTATCGAGAAGATTCTCTACTTGTGTTGTACCTTCGCATAGTGCTGCTAGTAATAGAATGCGGTTAGATAAACTCTTAGAGCCCGGTAACGTTACTTCGCCATTTACACGCTGAATCGCTTTTAAGTGCAACTGTTCCATTACTTATGCTCCTGTTCGAACTTATGCATGAAGTCTACTAATGCTTTTATGCCGTCAATTGGCATTGCATTGTAAATACTGGCACGCATACCACCTACCATACGGTGGCCTTCGAGGGCGAGTAACCCAGCTTGTTTCGACTCTGCTAAAAATGCTTTGTTCAGTGATTCGTCGTTAAGCCAAAATGGTACATTCATACGTGAACGGAAGTCACGCGCAACGGTATTTTTATAAAACTGGCTATTATCAATAAAGTCATAAAGTAATGACGCTTTTTCGATATTTTGTTGTTCTATTGCGGCAACGCCACCTTGTGCTTTTAGCCATTTAAAAACTTCCGCAGCTAAATACCAAGAATACGTTGGTGGCGTGTTATACATGCTCTCTTTTTTAGCTTCTAAGGCATAATCAAAAATGCTCGGCTTCTCAGTACCTTCACGTGAAAGCAGTGATTTTTTCACAATAACAATCGCAAGGCCTGATGGGCCGATATTTTTCTGTGCGCCCGCATAAATTAAATCAAACTGATTAACGTCAATTTCACGCGAAAGAATGTTTGAAGACATATCAGCGACGATTGGCGCACTGTGTTTTACCGTATCAAAAATTTCAATACCGTCGATTGTTTCATTTGGGCAATAATGAATGTATGACGCATCGCTCGGTAATGGCCAAAGGTCAGGCGTTAAACAATTAAACTCGCCGTTTTTATCATCGCGTACATTAATTTCAATAGCATCAGTAAACTTTTGTGCTTCGCTAAATGCACCATCAGACCAAATGCCACTATTGATGTAGACCGCTTGTTTGTTTGCAACATGAAGATTCTGCGGTACTGCAGCGAACTGACCGCGACCACCACCGTGCATAAATAATACAGCATAGTTATCAGGTATGTTCATTAACTCACGTAAATCACGTTCGCTTTGCTCAGCAAGCGCTATAAATTCGCTACTGCGATGACTTATTTCCATCACATTAACGCCAAGCCCTTGCCAGTTTAAAAACTCTTTTTGCGCTTTTTCTAATACTGCTCGGGGCAGACTAGCTGGCCCTGCACAAAAATTATATACACTCATTCCCAAAACCTCATTTGTACATAATTAGAAAACAAAAAAGCGGCTGTTAGCCGCTTTTAACATTGTTCATACTGTAACTGATTAAATATCAAATTACCGCATGATAAAGATGAATATTTTTTCTATTCAGCCGGTTGCTCTGAATTATTTTCATCTGTATTTGGTGTTTCATTACTTTCGCTTGAAACTGCTTCATCTTCACCTTCTTCAGAAAGGAATTGAGATTCTTCAATTTCATCGATACGCTGTAAACCAACAACTTGTTCGTCATCAGCTGTACGAATTAAAATAACACCTTGTGTATTACGACCAACGGTAGATACTTCATTAACACGGGTGCGTACTAATGTGCCTTTGTTAGAGATAATCATGATTTCATCATTATCTTCAACTTGCACCGCGCCAACTACTTTACCATTACGCTCAGATACTTTAATCGACACAACACCTTGTGTTGCGCGGCTCTTCGCTGGGTAATCTTCAAGTAGTGTACGTTTACCGTAGCCATTTTCAGTGATGGTCAATACCGGACCATCATTCTTAGGTACAATAAGTGACACAACTTTCACGTCATCTGGCATCTTAATACCGCGTACACCTGTCGCTGTGCGGCCCATTGGGCGTAACGCTAGTAATTCTTCACCTGTTTCTGGGTCAAGTTTCACTTCACCTGATTCTGAATCACGTTGCTTTTCGTTGAAGCG
This region of Pseudoalteromonas spongiae UST010723-006 genomic DNA includes:
- the serC gene encoding 3-phosphoserine/phosphohydroxythreonine transaminase, with protein sequence MSVYNFCAGPASLPRAVLEKAQKEFLNWQGLGVNVMEISHRSSEFIALAEQSERDLRELMNIPDNYAVLFMHGGGRGQFAAVPQNLHVANKQAVYINSGIWSDGAFSEAQKFTDAIEINVRDDKNGEFNCLTPDLWPLPSDASYIHYCPNETIDGIEIFDTVKHSAPIVADMSSNILSREIDVNQFDLIYAGAQKNIGPSGLAIVIVKKSLLSREGTEKPSIFDYALEAKKESMYNTPPTYSWYLAAEVFKWLKAQGGVAAIEQQNIEKASLLYDFIDNSQFYKNTVARDFRSRMNVPFWLNDESLNKAFLAESKQAGLLALEGHRMVGGMRASIYNAMPIDGIKALVDFMHKFEQEHK